The genomic interval CACGTATTTTACTATTTACATTGCTACCTAATGTATAGACGATCTCACTGTTGGAACCCTCGTCGAAATCAGTGGCGTTCACTTGTATAACTGTTGTGCCGATTGGAGCATTTTCATTCAGAAATACAGAATATGTATCTTCATTGAAAACTGGCATATTGTCATTAATATCCAATACATGCACCCAAATTTCAGCAGTTCCAGATCTACTTGGTTTCCCTCCATCAATGGCTGAAATGAGCAGCTTGTGTTGGCTCCTACTTTCCCTGTCTAGTGACTTCAACAAGACTAATATTGGAATTTTACCATCCTTGCCTCTATCTTTGACTTCCAAACGAAAATGGTCATTAGCACTGAGTTTATACTCCTGCACGGAAAAAGGGCCCACGTCTGCGTCATGCGCAGCTTGCAGCTGAAGGCGCAAACCCGGCAGCGCTGACTCGGAAATATTCAGACCCGAAGTGTTGATAGGGAAGCTGGGGGAGTGGTCGTTCACGTCCAGCACTTCCACGCTCACGTAGTGGATTTCTAGCGGGTTTTCCAGCAGCGTTTTGAGCTGAATGACACACACGCTGCTGCGTTCGCATACAGTCTCCCTGTCGATGACTTTGTTAACATACAGAAGGCCGTCATCGTGGTTTACGCGAAAAAACGCCTCTGTCGAGCCGCCTTCCGCGATGCGGTATCGTCTCTCCTTCAGCGTGGCTCTGTCCAACCCCAAATCTTTCGCTATGTTCCCCACAACAGTACCTTCATTCACTTCTTCAGCGATGGAATATCGGATCTGTGCGTCAACGCTGCTCCACAGCCAAATAAACGCCACAAAGAAAGCAACCAGACGCCATTGTTCTCCAAATGAGTCCCGTCCTGTGTCTTTCATCATCACCAACAACGATGAAGCcgctctgattaaaaaaaaaccttaaaaaatccaagattatttaaaaacaataattttcgTCCTGAAACAGCTCATAAAGACAAGCCAGTATGTGCGCTCAAAATGCGCTTGGCTCTATTGTGTAAGACTCTGCCCCCAAAAGGGGAGGatcattttttccacaaagaggGTCTTTCGGAACACATTTGTGCTCACACACTGACACCAAGTGATCATCTCCAGGAAGTAGAGTAAATTCAGTTTAGCACTTGTGACTTTTTACTGTGATTCAAATAAATGCTTCTATGCATAGATTTATCCCTTATATGCAGaataaaatactccattatgcaATCACTCCATTGTAATTATcgagaaagtgaacaaatatgaCCTGTGGACCAGAAATAAACACCACCTTTCTCCAGAATAGGGTACCATGCATGGCACCCCTTTTTTGGGAGAATTatccatacacacacaattaGTGTATTCTTGTAAAGGTTCATATcattattcaaataaaataaaaaaaagtcaatataggcTGATGCATTGAAACTTTTGCACATAAGCCGATATTACATATTTGTGTGGATTCAGTGTTGCAAAATAAGTAGATCATAGAACTCATTGAACTAGTTTTCTCCATGAAGATGATCCACACAAACCGTAACCCAGTGACAATATCTTATTCAAATTCGTAGTACAAACAGTTGACACAACCTGCAACCACTATTGCTGATGTTCTCACCAAAGTAAGTAACTCATGAATCTATAACAGGATGAGGTCACCAGAGTGCACATTAAATTAGTTGTGAGGAAACACAGCAGGAAAATAATATCAGTCTTACCTCCCCAGAAGAAGCGAGTCTCCTGTCAGGGAGAACCAGAGTGTTGGCGTGGCTGCCTGGGACCACAGTAGAACCGATACTCATTCTGGGTCCAACTAGCATGTAGCGTTTGTCTCCTGATCTGTACTGGATGCTGTGACACAGTGTCCCATCATAATTAGTGTCTTGGAGATATTTGGAAGTGTACTCTGTGGATTTGGAGCACTGCATGGCGATCAGCACGATGATGCTGATGACAAAAAGGAGGGAGACCGAGCCCAAAgtgatgatgagataaaaagtcacattgtcGTCCTCCTCCTTGTCCACTTTTGCTGCTGCACGTTTGACATCAGAAGCTGCAAAAGCCTCTTTGGGCTCCACAAGTTTGACAGTCACAGTAGCTGTTGCTGAGAGTGAAACGTTGCCATTGTCTTTGACCAGTATGAGCAGTTGATGCTCAGCCTCGTCTGTCTCTGTCAATGAGCGAAGTGTTCTGATCTGGCCCGTATAGCGGTCCAAAGTAAAGACACTGTGGTCAGTGACTTGCTGCAGTGAAAACAGTAACCAGCCGTTATATCCGATATCAGCGTCATAGGCTCGGACTTTAGTCACCAAGTCTCCTGCTTTCATATTGCGGGGAATCTCCTCCACGCCTTCGGAGGAACCGTTGGAGCTGACTGGATACAGGATGACTGGAGCGTTGTCGTTCTGATCCAGGATGAACACCTTCACTGTCACGTTGCTGCTCAGTGGAGGACTTCCAGCGTCTGTGGCCACCACTTGGAACTGGAAGCTTTTTAACATCTCAAAGTCGAAGCTTTTTAGCGAGATTACATCTCCGGTTTCAGAATTGATATTAATAAAAGAAGTCCCAGCACTGTCCTTCTCGGTACGAGCTATTTTGTATGAAATAACTGCATTTTCATTTGCGTCTTtgtcagttgcccttaaagagAACACTGATGCGCCTGCAATGTTGTTTTCTAACAAGTAAAAATGTAACTGGTTTTGTTCAAAATGAGGGCTGTTATCATTTACATCAGATACCTCGATATCAAATGTCCTGAAACTAGATAAAGGAGGTTCCCCACAGTCTGTGGCctttattgttatttcataATGAGACACCTCCTCTCGATCCAAGAAGCTCTTAGTCACAACTGAATATGTGTTCTCCTTATAGGAAGGTTTCAGCTCAAAAGGTACATCATTAGTGATCTGTGAGATAATTTTTCCATTAATTCCAGAGTCTTTATCCGTAACACTAATGAGAGAAATGACTGTACCAGGTTTGGAATCCTCAGACACTTTATTGGACAGCGATGTCACTTCTATTTCTGGCGTATTATCATTGACGTCTTTAATTTTTACAACTACTCTACACCTGCTCGTCAGTGGAGGTGTTCCTTTATCAGTCGCCTCAATTTCTAATTTATAAATATCGGAGTCCTCGTAATTTACAAGCCCTTTTAACTTGATATTTCCACTCAAAGTATCTATTTCAAAAATGTCATATATTTTCCGTGCCAAAGTTTTGCTGAGGCTATACTCTATTTCACCGTTATTCCCTTCGTCGGGATCGGTTGCAGTCAGACTTGTAACAATTGTACCAACTGGGACGTTTTCATATATTTCAGCGTTATATGTATCCCGACCGAACATGGGGCGGTTATCATTACTATCTAGAACAATAATGGAAACGTTAAGTGTGCCAGATCGTTGCGGTTTCCCTCCATCCATTGCAGTAACAAAAAGAGAGTGCTTATTTTTCTGCTCCCTATCTAATGACTGTTTCAGTACCAAAAATGGtattttatcatcatcatcgctcTCAACAATATCCATTTCAAAATGTTCATTCGATGTCAGGGTGTATTTGTGCACGGAATTAATCCCGGCATCTGGATCCCGGGCTGCGTGGAGCTGGAATCTAGTTCCAGGAGAAGAATGTTCAGctatttcaaatatttgtttcttttcagAAAAAACAGGACTGTGATCGTTTACATCAGTGATTTCCACCACGACATAATGCACCTCGAGTGGATTCTCCACGAGGATCTTTAGCTCCATTAAACATGCTCCGTTCCCCTGACAAAGCTCCTCTCGGTCCATCTTCCGCAGGACCTGCAAGTCCCCATTGTCTGCGTTTACCTCAAAATATGCGTCGGCTGATCCAGACACCACCCTGAAGCGCCTGTCACTCAACGAGCTTCTATCCAGGCCTAGATCTTTAGCAACATTTCCCACAACAGTTCCAGACGACACTTCCTCTGGAATTGAGTAGCGCAGTTCAGCCGAGGTCTTCTCCCCGAAAAATACCAGCAAGCACGAATGGAGAAGAAAGCACAAAAAGCTCCTCATTTGGTATCCTCGTTTATGTTTCATTCTCAATTAGAAACGTcaaattagaataaaaatacGCTTCTCAGCACCGTCGTATGGAGTCTGCTAAGATATCACACCACAAAGCTTCGAACGCCAGATACAAATGAATGCTCTTGTTGGAAGACTGCAAACAAAAGCCGAGTGTGGATGGCCTTACTGGTGTGACAGCGACACCAAGGGGACATTTTAAGGATTGCAACTACATGTTATCCGTAAAGCCCAAGAATAACACAGCTGAAGATAACATCACTGAGTTGTCTTTTAGCTACAGAGTGACTTTATATTTCAGCATCATACTCATAATCAAATTCCATTCATCAACAACAGGAAGAATTTGACCATTCAATCCAACAAATGATTAATGTACCGGTTAGATAATTTGTTCTCTAAGCAGATAATCAAAGAAAGAAGATACCATATAATTAGGAAATGAACACCATTGTCAACTGATTGAAGATAGTTTTAGAAACACACTAAAAATACTTATAATTCAACAACTTATGtgtgaaattaattaaaatgaatactCCTatcgagaccagggttcaattccaccctctgtgtggagtttgcatgttctccccgtgcatgcatgggttttctccgggtactccggtttcctcccactttccaaaaacatgctaggttaattggcgactccaaattgtccataggtatgaatgtgagtgtgaatggttgtttgtctatatgtgccctgtgattggctggccaccagtccaggatgtaccccgcctctcgccccaaaagacagctgggataggctccagcacccccgcgaccctcgtgagtttACCAAAATTACCGAAACAATACATCAAAACCAGAACACAATACTGCTTGTCAAGGTCTTACCTCCCCAGAAGAGGCGAGTCTCCTGTCAGGGAGCACCAGAGTGTTGGCGTGGCTTCCCGGGACCACAGTAGAACCGATACTCATTCTGGGTCCAACTAACATGTAGCGTTTGTCTCCTGATCTGTACTGGATGCTGTGACACAGTGTCCCATCATAATTAGTGTCTTGGAGATATTTGGAAGTGTACTCTGTGGATTTGGAGCACTGCATGGCGATCAGCACGATGATGCTGATGACAAAAAGGAGGGAGACCGAGCCCAAAgtgatgatgagataaaaagtcacattgtcGTCCTCCTCCTTGTCCACTTTTGCTGCTGCACGTTTGACATCAGAAGCTGCAAAAGCCTCTTTGGGCTCCACAAGTTTGACAGTCACAGTAGCTGTTGCTGAGAGTGAAACGTTGCCATTGTCTTTGACCAGTATGAGCAGTTGATGCTCAGCCTCGTCTGTCTCTGTCAATGAGCGAAGTGTTCTGATCTGGCCCGTATAGCGGTCCAAAGTAAAGACACTGTGGTCAGTGACTTGCTGCAGTGAAAACAGTAACCAGCCGTTATATCCGATATCAGCGTCATAGGCTCGGACTTTAGTCACCAAGTCTCCTGCTTTCATATTGCGGGGAATCTCCTCCACGCCTTCGGAGGAACCGTTGGAGCTGACTGGATACAGGATGACCGGAGCGTTGTCGTTCTGATCCAGGATGAACACCTTCACTGTTACGTTGCTGCTCAGTGGAGGACTTCCAGCATCTGTGGCCACCACTTGGAACTGGAAGCTTTTTAGCGTCTCAAAGTCAAAACTCTTTAGTGCTGAAATTTGTCCGGTTTctgaattaatatttaaaaaactagTTACATCATTTTCATTCCCTGCTctgataatattataagaaatagCCGCATTTTCATTCACATCGTTGTCAGTGGCAGTGACCGAGAATACTGACTGCCCAGCAAGATTATTTTCTGCTAAGTAGAAGTAGAGCGGGTactggtggaaatgtggtcCGTTATCATTCACATCCGATACCTGAATATCTAACGTTTTAGACGTAGACAATGGAGGCTCGCCACAGTCTGtagatgttattgttattttataatCCGCCACCTGCTCTCTATCTAAATAATCCTTCGTAACAACCGAGTAAATGTTCTCCTTGTATGAAGGTTTTAATTCAAACGGGACATCATTAGTGATGTGTGAAATTATTCTGCCATTTATTCCGGAATCCTTATCCATAACACTAATAAGGGAAATAACTGTACCAGGTTTGGAGTCCTCGGACACTTTACTTGATAATGATGTGACTTCTATTTCTGGAGGATTATCATTGATATCTTTTATCTTTATGATGACTCTACATCTGCCAGTTAGAGGAGGTTGTCCTTTATCAGATGCCAGGATGTCAAGTTTGTAAATGTCAGATTCCTCAAAATCTACAGGTCCTTTCAGCTTGATGAGTCCACTGAATTTGTCTAGTTCAAATATGTCATAAGCCTTATTGATAGTTTTTCCAAGGCTATATTCTATTTCTCCATTAGCCCCTTCATCTGGATCTGATGCTGTCACTCGTATAATACTTGTTCCAAAAGgagtattttcatttatttcaacagTATAAGTACCTTGGCTAAAACTTGGACGGTTATCATTAATGTCAAGAACAATAATTGTAACATTTAGTGTTCCTGATTTTTGTGGTTTCCCCCCATCGACTGCAGTAACAATTAAtgagtgttttttattttgttctctATCCAAGGACCTTTTTAGTACTAAAAATGGTAATTTCTCTTCGTCATTTGGACTTATATCTAGTTCAAAATATTCATTAGAAGTTAATGTATACGTGCGCACAGAATTAATTCCAGCATCCGGATCAGTGGCTGCGTGTAGTTCGAATCTTGTTCCAGGAGACGAATGTTCGGCTATTTCAAATACCTGCTCTTTCTCAGGAAATCTCGGAGAGTGGTCGTTCACGTCAGTAATTTCCACAACGACGTGGTGCATCTCTAGCGGGTTTTCAACAAGAATCTTCAGCTCCATGACGCAGGCCCCGCTGCCCTCACAAAGCGCCTCTCTGTCGATTTTCCTACGGACCTCTAATGCACCACTTTGCGGCCTGACCTCAAAGAACGACTCCTTCGATCCGGATACCACACGAAACTGCCGATCCACTAGAGAGGATTTATCCAAACCAAGATCTTTGGCGACATTTCCCACCACAGTTCCCTCTTTTACCTCCTCTGGAATCGAGTAGCGTAATTCAGCGGAAGCTCGTCCTCCCAAATGCAAAAgcagacacaaaacaaaaaacaaaatactgcaGCACCGTCCACTCTCcatcgtttaaaaaaaacaacactgataTCTTATTTTCCTGTGAATTATATCTATTCTCTTTCCAAGCAGTGCAACTGTTTGTCTGTGGAAAACACACGCACCCCCCCTGTTTCACATGCCCACTACGAATGATGAGATGTACCAAACAAAGGAGGTTTTAGGGGAGGAACAAGATCCCTTCAGTCCTGGCTGATATTATGGTGACACCATGAGGGTAGAAATAGTAAAACCTTTCCTCATCGCAGCCCTTTATTATGAATTTCATTATTTACATTCACAgaatcaataattaataaatacaagcaGGGGGTCcatttaatcacacaataaacactgtaataaaaaaataaataccattAATTATTCTCCCTTTATGCCTTGGAACagtcttttgtgactttaaATATGATTTGCTAATTAATCCAGATTATTTCTAGCATATtttatcagcataaaaaaataCTCTAAAATTAAGAACATGTGTGACTCCCtgaaaaataattctaaatattGACATTCTATAAATAGTCTAATATATTATCATTAAAGTCTTTAAATTGTTAATATCTactgtttttattagttttttgtgTACAGAATTATACAAAcatgttattaaaaatataccACAGGCctgatatagtacattatacTACTAAAAGTATTTGCTCCCCCATCCGAATGATCAGAATGAGGTATCCTAAAGACCTGGTCTCATGGCCATAAGTGTATAAAACCAAACATTTTTGAGAGAAGGGGTCGCTCTCAGGAGCTCAGCCAATTCCAGCGTGGAACCGTCATCGGATGCCACCTATGCAACAAATCCAGTCGTGAAATTTCCTCACTAAAATATTCCACAGTCAACTCTCAGCTTTAATATATGAAAATAGAAGAGTTTAGGAATAATAGCAACTCAGCCACAACCATGTAAACCGATGAAGGGGGGTCAGCGGATAAAGCACACCGCTACTGAACTATAGAGCAATGGAGATGCTTTTTCTGGAGTGATGAATCACAGTTTTTCATCTGGCAATCAGATGGACGAATACAAGTTATGAAGAAAATAATAACATCatgaaatatattgaaaaattatattttcctcAAAACGAGTTACTGCAAAACGGTAGAATCAGCAAAGCCAAACACAAGCCCCCATCCATCTttacattttctgtactgcttctCATCACTCaagttgcgggtatgctggagcctatcccagcatatcCAGGTAAAAGGTAGGGTAACACAAAAACCATTATTCGTGCAAAGCCAGAACAACATGTGCAAGTATTTCCAGGAAAAATATGGAAGCTGAATGATTTTATGTCTTACCTCCCCAGAAGAAGCGAGTCTCCTGTCAGGGAGCACCAGAGTGTTGGCGTGGCTGCCCGGGACCACAGTAGAACCGATACTCATTCTGGGTCCAACTAACATGTAGCGTTTGTCTCCTGATCTGTACTGGATGCTGTGACACAGTGTCCCATCATAATTAGTGTCTTGGAGATATTTGGAAGTGTACTCTGTGGATTTGGAGCACTGCATGGCGATCAGCACGATGATGCTGATGACAAAAAGGAGGGAGACCGAGCCCAAAgtgatgatgagataaaaagtcacattgtcGTCCTCCTCCTTGTCCACTTTTGCTGCTGCACGTTTGACATCAGAAGCTGCAAAAGCCTCTTTGGGCTCCACAAGTTTGACAGTCACAGTAGCTGTTGCTGAGAGTGAAACGTTGCCATTGTCTTTGACCAGTATGAGCAGTTGATGCTCAGCCTCGTCTGTCTCTGTCAATGAGCGAAGTGTTCTGATCTGGCCCGTATAGCGGTCCAAAGTAAAGACACTGTGGTCAGTGACTTGCTGCAGTGAAAACAGTAACCAGCCGTTATATCCGATATCAGCGTCATAGGCTCGGACTTTAGTCACCAAGTCTCCTGCTTTCATATTGCGGGGAATCTCCTCCACGCCTTCCGAGGAACCGTTGGAGCTGACTGGATACAGGATGACCGGAGCGTTGTCGTTCTGATCCAGTATGAACACCTTCACTGTTACGTTGCTGCTCAGTGGAGGACTTCCAGCGTCTGTGGCCACCACTTGGAACTGGAAGCTTTTCAGCGTCTCAAAATCAAAACTCTTTAGCGCTGATATTTGTCCGGTTTCTGAATTAATATTTAGAAAAGACGCTATATCACTTGCACTTTCCCCTCTAAATATTTGATATGAAATAACCGCGTTGTCATCGATGTCGTTGTCAGTTGCGCTCACTGCAAACACCGACTTTCCTGCAATG from Doryrhamphus excisus isolate RoL2022-K1 chromosome 23, RoL_Dexc_1.0, whole genome shotgun sequence carries:
- the LOC131110216 gene encoding protocadherin alpha-3-like isoform X14 — encoded protein: MKHKRGYQMRSFLCFLLHSCLLVFFGEKTSAELRYSIPEEVSSGTVVGNVAKDLGLDRSSLSDRRFRVVSGSADAYFEVNADNGDLQVLRKMDREELCQGNGACLMELKILVENPLEVHYVVVEITDVNDHSPVFSEKKQIFEIAEHSSPGTRFQLHAARDPDAGINSVHKYTLTSNEHFEMDIVESDDDDKIPFLVLKQSLDREQKNKHSLFVTAMDGGKPQRSGTLNVSIIVLDSNDNRPMFGRDTYNAEIYENVPVGTIVTSLTATDPDEGNNGEIEYSLSKTLARKIYDIFEIDTLSGNIKLKGLVNYEDSDIYKLEIEATDKGTPPLTSRCRVVVKIKDVNDNTPEIEVTSLSNKVSEDSKPGTVISLISVTDKDSGINGKIISQITNDVPFELKPSYKENTYSVVTKSFLDREEVSHYEITIKATDCGEPPLSSFRTFDIEVSDVNDNSPHFEQNQLHFYLLENNIAGASVFSLRATDKDANENAVISYKIARTEKDSAGTSFININSETGDVISLKSFDFEMLKSFQFQVVATDAGSPPLSSNVTVKVFILDQNDNAPVILYPVSSNGSSEGVEEIPRNMKAGDLVTKVRAYDADIGYNGWLLFSLQQVTDHSVFTLDRYTGQIRTLRSLTETDEAEHQLLILVKDNGNVSLSATATVTVKLVEPKEAFAASDVKRAAAKVDKEEDDNVTFYLIITLGSVSLLFVISIIVLIAMQCSKSTEYTSKYLQDTNYDGTLCHSIQYRSGDKRYMLVGPRMSIGSTVVPGSHANTLVLPDRRLASSGEPKAPNSDWRYSASLRAGGVMQSSVHMEESSVMQGAQGVLVQNWPTASSAADAEGGEVSPPMGAGVDSNSWHFRYGPGGPGAPPQHLKPGEVPPEAFIIPGSPAIISIRQNQGGEDDKSDFITFGKKEEAKKKKKKKKDKKDKKDKGKDDDE
- the LOC131110216 gene encoding protocadherin alpha-3-like isoform X20; translation: MKHKRGYQMRSFLCFLLHSCLLVFFGEKTSAELRYSIPEEVSSGTVVGNVAKDLGLDRSSLSDRRFRVVSGSADAYFEVNADNGDLQVLRKMDREELCQGNGACLMELKILVENPLEVHYVVVEITDVNDHSPVFSEKKQIFEIAEHSSPGTRFQLHAARDPDAGINSVHKYTLTSNEHFEMDIVESDDDDKIPFLVLKQSLDREQKNKHSLFVTAMDGGKPQRSGTLNVSIIVLDSNDNRPMFGRDTYNAEIYENVPVGTIVTSLTATDPDEGNNGEIEYSLSKTLARKIYDIFEIDTLSGNIKLKGLVNYEDSDIYKLEIEATDKGTPPLTSRCRVVVKIKDVNDNTPEIEVTSLSNKVSEDSKPGTVISLISVTDKDSGINGKIISQITNDVPFELKPSYKENTYSVVTKSFLDREEVSHYEITIKATDCGEPPLSSFRTFDIEVSDVNDNSPHFEQNQLHFYLLENNIAGASVFSLRATDKDANENAVISYKIARTEKDSAGTSFININSETGDVISLKSFDFEMLKSFQFQVVATDAGSPPLSSNVTVKVFILDQNDNAPVILYPVSSNGSSEGVEEIPRNMKAGDLVTKVRAYDADIGYNGWLLFSLQQVTDHSVFTLDRYTGQIRTLRSLTETDEAEHQLLILVKDNGNVSLSATATVTVKLVEPKEAFAASDVKRAAAKVDKEEDDNVTFYLIITLGSVSLLFVISIIVLIAMQCSKSTEYTSKYLQDTNYDGTLCHSIQYRSGDKRYMLVGPRMSIGSTVVPGSHANTLVLPDRRLASSGEVRNISK
- the LOC131110216 gene encoding protocadherin alpha-8-like isoform X16, yielding MESGRCCSILFFVLCLLLHLGGRASAELRYSIPEEVKEGTVVGNVAKDLGLDKSSLVDRQFRVVSGSKESFFEVRPQSGALEVRRKIDREALCEGSGACVMELKILVENPLEMHHVVVEITDVNDHSPRFPEKEQVFEIAEHSSPGTRFELHAATDPDAGINSVRTYTLTSNEYFELDISPNDEEKLPFLVLKRSLDREQNKKHSLIVTAVDGGKPQKSGTLNVTIIVLDINDNRPSFSQGTYTVEINENTPFGTSIIRVTASDPDEGANGEIEYSLGKTINKAYDIFELDKFSGLIKLKGPVDFEESDIYKLDILASDKGQPPLTGRCRVIIKIKDINDNPPEIEVTSLSSKVSEDSKPGTVISLISVMDKDSGINGRIISHITNDVPFELKPSYKENIYSVVTKDYLDREQVADYKITITSTDCGEPPLSTSKTLDIQVSDVNDNGPHFHQYPLYFYLAENNLAGQSVFSVTATDNDVNENAAISYNIIRAGNENDVTSFLNINSETGQISALKSFDFETLKSFQFQVVATDAGSPPLSSNVTVKVFILDQNDNAPVILYPVSSNGSSEGVEEIPRNMKAGDLVTKVRAYDADIGYNGWLLFSLQQVTDHSVFTLDRYTGQIRTLRSLTETDEAEHQLLILVKDNGNVSLSATATVTVKLVEPKEAFAASDVKRAAAKVDKEEDDNVTFYLIITLGSVSLLFVISIIVLIAMQCSKSTEYTSKYLQDTNYDGTLCHSIQYRSGDKRYMLVGPRMSIGSTVVPGSHANTLVLPDRRLASSGEPKAPNSDWRYSASLRAGGVMQSSVHMEESSVMQGAQGVLVQNWPTASSAADAEGGEVSPPMGAGVDSNSWHFRYGPGGPGAPPQHLKPGEVPPEAFIIPGSPAIISIRQNQGGEDDKSDFITFGKKEEAKKKKKKKKDKKDKKDKGKDDDE